CGGGGAATACCCTTCCACTTTGCGGGGCAAATCCGGGGGCGAAGCCGCCTGGTGCCGTGGAAATCCGGCCCTGAGTCTCTGGCCCGCTGTTTCAAATCAACCTATTGAAAAACATAATATATCGAAAAAAGCGATGCCTGTGGCAAAGAAAATCCAGGCTGCATGGGGCGGTCTTACCAGGAGATCCTTCTCTTTGAGGGGCGGGCTTTGGAATCGCCTCGGGCCGCCCTGACGCGGTAATCACGGCACAACATGTCGTGTTTAACCGGCTCCCCGGCATCTCCCTGCCGAACCGGCCGCCGATCAGATGAGAGACTGCAAGATGACCCGCCAGATCCGCTTCAACGCCTTTGACATGAACTGCGTCGGCCATCAGTCGCCGGGTCTCTGGGCGCATCCGACTGACCGGTCGGTGAAATACAAGGATCTCGACTACTGGCAGGATCTGGCCCGCACGCTGGAACGCGGCGTGTTCGACGGCATCTTCATTGCCGATGTGATCGGCTATTACGATGTCTATAAAGGGAATAATGAGGGCGCGATCCGGAATGGCGCCCAGATCCCGGTGAATGACCCGATCCAGCTCGCCGCGCCGATTGCGCTTGCGACCGAGCATCTGGGGATCGGGATCACCGCCTCCACCTCATTTGAGCACCCCTATACTTTCGCCCGCCGTATCGCGACGGCGGATCACCACTCAAAGGGCCGTGTCGGCTGGAACATCGTGACCTCTTACCTGGAGAGCGGGGCGAAAAACATCGGTCAGGGCGGGTTGAAAAAGCACGACAACCGCTATGAGGTCGCCTCGGAATATCTCGAGGTGATCTACAAGCTGCTGGAAGGCAGCTGGGAGGAAGGCGCGGTTGTCAAAGACGCCGAAGGCCGCGTTTTCGCCGATCCGGCAAAGGTTCACGAGATCGGCCATAAGGGAAAATATTTCGAAGTGCCGGGCTACGGGCTGACCGAACCGTCGCCGCAACGCACGCCGCTGATCTATCAGGCCGGCGCCTCGGGCCCGGGCAAGGCCTTCGCGGCGGCCCATGCGGAATGCGTTTTCGTCGGCGCGCCGTCAAAGGCGCTGCTGAAAGACTATGTCGCCGATATCCGGGCCCGCGCGGCGGCAGAGGGCCGCGACCCAAAGCAGATCTATGTCTATACACTGATCACGATCATCACCGATGAAACCGAGGAAAAGGCCCGCGCCAAATTCGAGGATTACAGCAAATACATCTCATATGAAGGCTCGCTGGTCTTCATGTCGGGCTGGAGCGGGGTCGATTTCGGCGCCTATCAGCCCGGCGAAGTGATCCGCAAGGTTGAGACCAATGCGATCCATTCCATGCTCGATGCCTTTGGCGGCAAGGACAAGGTCTGGACCGTGGATGAGCTGGCGAAATATGGCGGCATCGGTGGCCAGGGTCCGGTCTTTGTCGGCTCTCCGGCGCAGATCGCCGATATTTTGCAGGACTGGGTGGCCGAGACGGATGTCGATGGTTTCAACATTGCCTATGCGGTAACGCCGGGCTCGTTTGAAGATGTCGTCGATCTGGTGGTGCCCGAGCTGCAAAAGCGCGGCGCCTATCCGACCGAATATAAGCCCGGAACCCTGCGCGAAAAGCTGTTCGGCGCCGGCCCCTATCTGCCGGTCAACCACCCGGCCGAACGCTACCGCGATATCGAGGCGGTGAAACTGGCCGAGGCCGCCGCGCGCAGTGCCGCAGAATGATACGTCTTGAGGCGGTCACCAAGAGCTTTGCCTCAAAGCGTGGCGCGGCACCTGCGCTGCACGGCATCGACCTTTCGGTCGGTCGGGGCGAGATTTACGGCATCATCGGGGCATCAGGCGCCGGGAAATCGACACTGGTGCGGCTGATCAACCTGCTTGAACGCCCCTCCTCGGGCGAGGTGCTGATTGACGGCGCGCGGGTCACCGATGCGAAAGGAACTGCGCTGAGTGATCTGCGCCGCTCGATCGGCATGGTGTTCCAGCATTTCAACCTGCTCAGCGGACGGACGGTGGCAAAGAATGTCGCGTATCCGCTGGAGCTGGCCGGGCGGCTGAGCCGGGCCGAGATCACGGCAAAAGTCGCGGCCCTGCTGGATCGGGTCGGCCTGGCGGATCACGCGCAAAAATACCCGCGCGAGCTTTCGGGGGGGCAGAAACAGCGCGTCGGCATCGCCCGCGCGCTGGCGAATGACCCGAAGGTGCTTTTATGCGACGAGGCAACCAGCGCACTTGATCCGCAGACCACCGGCCAGGTGCTGGATCTGTTGCAGGAAATCAACCGCGAGCTTGGCGTCACCATCGTGATGATCACTCATGAGATGGAGGTGATCCGCCGCGCCTGTGATCGTGTGGCGGTACTGGAAAAGGGCCGCGTGGTCGAGGAAGGCCCGGTCACGACTGTTTTCCTGCATCCCGCCCATCCCGTGACCCGCGCCCTGGTGCGCGAGGCCGAGGGGGACAATGCGGTTCCCGCCACACAGGCGACAGGCCAGCTCTTGCGGCTGACCCTGACCGGTGCCACGGCGCATCAGCCGATCCTCGGGCGCATCGCCCGCGATTTCGGCAGCGATTTCGCCATTCTCGGCGGCCGTGTCGGCCATATCCGCACGACACCCTATGCGCAATTCGCGGTGGCTTTGTCCGGCGGCAATGGCGGGGCGGCGGTGGCAGCCC
This genomic window from Gemmobacter sp. 24YEA27 contains:
- a CDS encoding ATP-binding cassette domain-containing protein, giving the protein MIRLEAVTKSFASKRGAAPALHGIDLSVGRGEIYGIIGASGAGKSTLVRLINLLERPSSGEVLIDGARVTDAKGTALSDLRRSIGMVFQHFNLLSGRTVAKNVAYPLELAGRLSRAEITAKVAALLDRVGLADHAQKYPRELSGGQKQRVGIARALANDPKVLLCDEATSALDPQTTGQVLDLLQEINRELGVTIVMITHEMEVIRRACDRVAVLEKGRVVEEGPVTTVFLHPAHPVTRALVREAEGDNAVPATQATGQLLRLTLTGATAHQPILGRIARDFGSDFAILGGRVGHIRTTPYAQFAVALSGGNGGAAVAALRASGVTVELIGGGPTAAERGGERERHLHVV
- a CDS encoding LLM class flavin-dependent oxidoreductase, whose translation is MTRQIRFNAFDMNCVGHQSPGLWAHPTDRSVKYKDLDYWQDLARTLERGVFDGIFIADVIGYYDVYKGNNEGAIRNGAQIPVNDPIQLAAPIALATEHLGIGITASTSFEHPYTFARRIATADHHSKGRVGWNIVTSYLESGAKNIGQGGLKKHDNRYEVASEYLEVIYKLLEGSWEEGAVVKDAEGRVFADPAKVHEIGHKGKYFEVPGYGLTEPSPQRTPLIYQAGASGPGKAFAAAHAECVFVGAPSKALLKDYVADIRARAAAEGRDPKQIYVYTLITIITDETEEKARAKFEDYSKYISYEGSLVFMSGWSGVDFGAYQPGEVIRKVETNAIHSMLDAFGGKDKVWTVDELAKYGGIGGQGPVFVGSPAQIADILQDWVAETDVDGFNIAYAVTPGSFEDVVDLVVPELQKRGAYPTEYKPGTLREKLFGAGPYLPVNHPAERYRDIEAVKLAEAAARSAAE